In Hermetia illucens chromosome 1, iHerIll2.2.curated.20191125, whole genome shotgun sequence, one genomic interval encodes:
- the LOC119661437 gene encoding general odorant-binding protein 66-like: MFRNLSVFLVCAFAVQCLADPDCSQRPKKEDFMNCCAKPAPFKDVMAKCNEKFPFQKGEPNFCHGECVFNETGISVNGVIQKDKISAILGEMYKAMPDFIPVATKAVEKCDETVRTKMAKIMEHKPEGADKCNPVPAVYGFCIFVETIVNCPASGWQNTDDCNRAREFMKSCPMHHKQ; this comes from the exons ATGTTCCGAAATCTATCTGTATTCCTCGTGTGTGCTTTCGCA GTACAATGTTTGGCTGACCCGGACTGTTCTCAACGACCCAAGAAAGAA GATTTTATGAATTGTTGTGCGAAACCAGCTCCGTTTAAGGACGTTATGGCAAAGTGTAACGAGAAATTTCCCTTTCAAAAAGGCGAGCCGAACTTC TGTCATGGCGAATGCGTCTTCAATGAAACAGGAATCTCTGTAAACGGTGTTATTCAGAAGGATAAAATTTCTGCAATACTAGGGGAGATGTATAAGGCAATGCCTGATTTCATTCCGGTGGCCACAAAAGCGGTTGAAAAATGTGACGAAACTG TTCGCACTAAAATGGCGAAAATAATGGAGCATAAACCTGAAGGCGCTGATAAATGCAACCCTGTGCCTGCAGTTTATGGATTCTGCATTTTTGTTGAAACAATTGTTAATTGCCCAGCATCAGGTTGGCAAAATACTGACGATTGCAATCGTGCTAGGGAATTTATGAAGTCTTGCCCAATGCATCATAAGCaatga
- the LOC119661438 gene encoding general odorant-binding protein 66-like: protein MYRNLSAFLVCVFAVQCLADPDCSQRPKKEDFMNCCAEPAPFKDVMAKCNEKFPFQKGEPNFCHGECVFNETRISVNGVIQKDKISSILGEMYKEMPDFIPVITKAVEKCEETVRNKMAKIMEHKPEGADKCNPVPAIYGFCIFVETMVNCPASGWQNTDDCNRASEFMKSCPMHHKH from the exons ATGTACCGAAATCTATCTGCATTCCTCGTGTGTGTTTTCGCA GTACAATGTTTGGCCGACCCGGACTGTTCTCAACGACCCAAGAAAGAA gatTTTATGAATTGTTGTGCGGAACCTGCTCCGTTTAAGGACGTTATGGCAAAGTGTAACGAGaaatttcccttccaaaaaGGCGAGCCGAACTTC TGTCATGGCGAATGCGTCTTCAATGAAACACGAATCTCTGTAAACGGTGTCATTCAGAAAGATAAAATTTCTTCAATACTAGGAGAAATGTATAAGGAAATGCCTGATTTCATTCCAGTGATCACAAAAGCGGTTGAAAAATGCGAAGAAACTG TTCgcaataaaatggcgaaaataATGGAGCATAAACCTGAAGGCGCTGATAAATGCAACCCTGTGCCTGCAATATATGGATTCTGTATTTTTGTTGAAACAATGGTTAATTGCCCAGCATCAGGTTGGCAAAATACTGACGATTGCAATCGTGCTAGCGAATTTATGAAGTCTTGTCCAATGCACCATAAACATTGA